The Antennarius striatus isolate MH-2024 chromosome 11, ASM4005453v1, whole genome shotgun sequence genome window below encodes:
- the LOC137603823 gene encoding uncharacterized protein isoform X1 — translation MGQLFSSEEELNRTRAAIGSLLYDAMLEGGAVPNLGVVHPLLLANHDEQFDSGAYLQSQLKQLQGTIGSRAPAYLKDLIGRLTTFSDEPRLAGLVGLVVSMVMDLVYTSSKQPSGVKGKSEGSSSCQVKSLRHRVWKLQEVMEEYLKRCRINLSEESKLIQDSIRLEAQLSLTLTQLKTCLLGGDCDSGSLRHWASGAAFHAQMLLHLADLEGKEEPLTAKAALEQYKEDLTQIIPAYRLYKTRTVCVVKCRGGPLESFDPFGENLDEGSMTGLAVTDRELGKSAVIPLSALAAETGTRSASGTESSSMNLDLITSDQYAQAYLDHLFSDKGPVAQLEDYFIKSNDVLRKLSPHPGCENKTGVRHQSRLHNGAPLRDGREGRSGVDVGTDEKQDEAES, via the exons ATGGGCCAGTTGTTCTCCTCAGAAGAAGAGCTAAACCGAACGAGGGCTGCTATTGGTTCTCTCCTCTATGACGCCATGTTGGAGGGCGGTGCCGTACCCAATTTAGGAGTCGTTCACCCTCTCCTCTTAGCCAATCACGATGAACAATTTGACTCGGGGGCGTACCTCCAGTCCCAGCTGAAACAG CTGCAGGGCACCATTGGGAGCAGGGCACCCGCCTACCTGAAGGATCTGATTGGCCGACTGACAACCTTCTCTGATGAGCCCCGTTTGGCTGGCCTTGTGGGATTAGTGGTTTCTATGGTGATGGATTTGGTCTACACATCATCAAAACAGCCATCAGGTGTGAAAGGGAAGTCAGAGGGGTCATCATCGTGCCAGGTAAAGTCCTTGAGG CATAGAGTCTGGAAGCTCcaggaggtgatggaggagtACCTCAAGCGCTGTAGGATCAACCTTAGTGAAGAAAGCAAGCTGATCCAGGACTCCATCAGGCTCGAGGCCCAGCTCAGCCTCACCCTCACGCAGCTGAAGACTTGTCTGCTGGGGGGGGACTGTGACTCAGG GTCTCTGAGGCACTGGGCCAGTGGAGCAGCATTTCACGCCCAGATGTTGCTTCACCTGGCTGACCTTGAGGGGAAGGAAGAGCCCCTGACAGCAAAGGCAGCACTGGAGCAATACAAGGAAGACCTGACCCAGATCATACCTGCTTACAG GCTTTATAAGACTCGCACAGTGTGTGTGGTGAAATGTCGAGGAGGCCCTCTGGAATCATTCGACCCTTTTGGTGAGAACCTGGATGAGGGATCCATGACAGGACTTGCTGTGACAGACAGAGAGTTGGGAAAGAGTGCGGTCATCCCGCTCTCCGCCTTGGCGGCCGAGACAG GGACAAGAAGCGCCTCTGGAACTGAATCTTCATCCATGAACTTGGACCTGATCACCTCGGATCAGTACGCCCAGGCATACCTGGACCATTTGTTCTCTGATAAGGGGCCTGTAGCACAGCTGGAGGACTACTTTATCAAATCTAATGACGTCCTGCGAAAGCTAAGCCCTCACCCCGGCTGTGAGAACAAGACTGGGGTCAGACATCAGTCACGACTGCATAATGGAGCGCCTCTCAGGGATGGTAGAGAGGGCAGAAGTGGAGTCGACGTGGGAACCGATGAGAAACAGGATGAAGCAGAAAGTTGA
- the LOC137603823 gene encoding uncharacterized protein isoform X2 codes for MGQLFSSEEELNRTRAAIGSLLYDAMLEGGAVPNLGVVHPLLLANHDEQFDSGAYLQSQLKQLQGTIGSRAPAYLKDLIGRLTTFSDEPRLAGLVGLVVSMVMDLVYTSSKQPSGVKGKSEGSSSCQHRVWKLQEVMEEYLKRCRINLSEESKLIQDSIRLEAQLSLTLTQLKTCLLGGDCDSGSLRHWASGAAFHAQMLLHLADLEGKEEPLTAKAALEQYKEDLTQIIPAYRLYKTRTVCVVKCRGGPLESFDPFGENLDEGSMTGLAVTDRELGKSAVIPLSALAAETGTRSASGTESSSMNLDLITSDQYAQAYLDHLFSDKGPVAQLEDYFIKSNDVLRKLSPHPGCENKTGVRHQSRLHNGAPLRDGREGRSGVDVGTDEKQDEAES; via the exons ATGGGCCAGTTGTTCTCCTCAGAAGAAGAGCTAAACCGAACGAGGGCTGCTATTGGTTCTCTCCTCTATGACGCCATGTTGGAGGGCGGTGCCGTACCCAATTTAGGAGTCGTTCACCCTCTCCTCTTAGCCAATCACGATGAACAATTTGACTCGGGGGCGTACCTCCAGTCCCAGCTGAAACAG CTGCAGGGCACCATTGGGAGCAGGGCACCCGCCTACCTGAAGGATCTGATTGGCCGACTGACAACCTTCTCTGATGAGCCCCGTTTGGCTGGCCTTGTGGGATTAGTGGTTTCTATGGTGATGGATTTGGTCTACACATCATCAAAACAGCCATCAGGTGTGAAAGGGAAGTCAGAGGGGTCATCATCGTGCCAG CATAGAGTCTGGAAGCTCcaggaggtgatggaggagtACCTCAAGCGCTGTAGGATCAACCTTAGTGAAGAAAGCAAGCTGATCCAGGACTCCATCAGGCTCGAGGCCCAGCTCAGCCTCACCCTCACGCAGCTGAAGACTTGTCTGCTGGGGGGGGACTGTGACTCAGG GTCTCTGAGGCACTGGGCCAGTGGAGCAGCATTTCACGCCCAGATGTTGCTTCACCTGGCTGACCTTGAGGGGAAGGAAGAGCCCCTGACAGCAAAGGCAGCACTGGAGCAATACAAGGAAGACCTGACCCAGATCATACCTGCTTACAG GCTTTATAAGACTCGCACAGTGTGTGTGGTGAAATGTCGAGGAGGCCCTCTGGAATCATTCGACCCTTTTGGTGAGAACCTGGATGAGGGATCCATGACAGGACTTGCTGTGACAGACAGAGAGTTGGGAAAGAGTGCGGTCATCCCGCTCTCCGCCTTGGCGGCCGAGACAG GGACAAGAAGCGCCTCTGGAACTGAATCTTCATCCATGAACTTGGACCTGATCACCTCGGATCAGTACGCCCAGGCATACCTGGACCATTTGTTCTCTGATAAGGGGCCTGTAGCACAGCTGGAGGACTACTTTATCAAATCTAATGACGTCCTGCGAAAGCTAAGCCCTCACCCCGGCTGTGAGAACAAGACTGGGGTCAGACATCAGTCACGACTGCATAATGGAGCGCCTCTCAGGGATGGTAGAGAGGGCAGAAGTGGAGTCGACGTGGGAACCGATGAGAAACAGGATGAAGCAGAAAGTTGA